From Phenylobacterium montanum, the proteins below share one genomic window:
- a CDS encoding response regulator transcription factor, giving the protein MRILIVEDDAEAGAAMARGLREAGSDVVHAPDGVEGLKVAEAGGFDVLVVDRMMPNMDGLTMVETLRRHGDQTPVLFLSALGEIEDRVTGLRAGGDDYLVKPYAFAELIARVEALSRRRETGAVATTLRVGDLEMDLIGRVVRRDGKEIDLQPREFQLLEFLMRHAGQSVTRTMLLEKVWEYHFDPQTNVIDVHISRLRSKIDKGFDRAMLQTVRGAGYRLEA; this is encoded by the coding sequence TTGCGGATCCTGATCGTTGAGGATGACGCCGAAGCCGGCGCCGCCATGGCCCGTGGCCTGCGCGAGGCCGGCTCGGACGTGGTGCACGCGCCGGACGGCGTCGAGGGGCTGAAGGTCGCCGAGGCCGGCGGCTTCGACGTGCTGGTGGTCGACCGCATGATGCCGAACATGGACGGCCTGACCATGGTCGAGACCCTGCGCCGGCACGGCGACCAGACCCCGGTGCTTTTCCTCTCCGCCCTGGGTGAGATTGAGGACCGGGTGACGGGCCTGAGGGCAGGGGGCGACGACTATCTGGTCAAGCCCTACGCCTTCGCCGAGTTGATCGCCCGGGTCGAGGCCCTGTCGCGTCGGCGCGAGACCGGCGCCGTGGCCACCACCTTGCGCGTCGGCGACCTGGAGATGGACCTGATCGGCCGCGTGGTGCGCCGCGACGGCAAGGAGATCGACCTGCAGCCGCGCGAATTCCAGCTGCTGGAATTCCTCATGCGCCACGCCGGCCAGTCGGTGACCCGGACCATGCTGCTGGAAAAGGTCTGGGAATACCACTTCGACCCACAGACCAACGTCATCGACGTGCACATCTCGCGCCTGCGCTCCAAGATCGACAAGGGCTTCGACCGGGCCATGCTGCAGACCGTGCGCGGCGCGGGCTACAGATTGGAAGCTTGA
- a CDS encoding sensor histidine kinase, translating to MGLPATFRTNTFRLTLLILALFATAGAAFLGYVYFMTAGEISRLADMSITKEVATLDAIYQKGGAEAVRGAMIERTSIDQPFLYLLLDPSGRRIWGTIPDVPVGQSDERNIVWTHFKVAEARPDGSHETRPARGERQRLAGGEIMFVGADIGDTAAYVNKIVRAIWGGGVLVVLLGLGGGILISRNVSRSIGGLNAVIGAVKGGDMRARVALTGAGDEFEELGSGLNDMLDRLEHSIGSLRHAGDAIAHDLRSPLTRLRTRLEVAMLEVEAGKSDPQAALVQALEDADGVLRTFTAVLSISRLQAAGSAPDQVAFDPGQLAADVAELYEPVCEDQGLEFSSEIAGGLGVKANREFLSQALANLLDNAIKYTPAGGAVMLRVRKRSSGEVEFSVTDTGPGVPEDQRERVVQRFVRLENSRNRPGAGLGLPLVAAVAEAHGGRLELDEGPGKVGAMGPGLRVALVLPRVG from the coding sequence ATGGGCCTGCCGGCCACATTCCGCACCAACACCTTCCGGCTCACCCTGCTGATCCTGGCCCTGTTCGCCACCGCGGGCGCGGCCTTCCTGGGCTATGTCTACTTCATGACCGCCGGCGAGATCAGCCGGCTGGCGGACATGTCCATCACCAAGGAAGTCGCCACACTCGACGCCATCTACCAGAAGGGCGGCGCCGAGGCGGTGCGGGGGGCGATGATCGAGCGCACCTCGATCGACCAACCCTTCCTCTACCTGCTGCTGGACCCGTCCGGGCGGCGCATCTGGGGCACCATCCCCGACGTGCCGGTCGGGCAGTCGGACGAGCGCAACATCGTCTGGACGCACTTCAAGGTCGCCGAGGCCCGGCCCGACGGCAGCCACGAGACGCGCCCCGCCCGCGGCGAGCGCCAGAGGCTTGCGGGCGGCGAGATCATGTTCGTCGGCGCCGACATCGGCGACACCGCGGCCTATGTGAACAAGATCGTCCGCGCCATCTGGGGCGGCGGAGTCCTGGTCGTGCTGCTGGGCCTGGGCGGCGGCATACTGATCAGCCGCAATGTCAGCCGCTCGATCGGCGGGCTGAACGCGGTGATCGGGGCGGTCAAGGGCGGCGACATGCGCGCCCGCGTGGCCCTCACCGGCGCCGGCGACGAGTTCGAAGAGCTGGGCTCGGGCCTCAACGACATGCTGGACCGGTTGGAGCACTCCATCGGCAGCCTGCGCCACGCCGGCGACGCCATCGCCCACGACCTGCGCTCGCCCCTGACCCGGCTTCGCACCCGGCTGGAAGTGGCCATGCTGGAGGTCGAGGCCGGAAAGAGCGATCCCCAGGCCGCCCTGGTCCAGGCGCTGGAGGACGCCGACGGGGTGCTGCGCACCTTCACCGCGGTGCTCTCCATCTCGCGCCTGCAGGCGGCGGGCTCTGCGCCCGACCAGGTCGCCTTCGATCCCGGCCAGCTGGCCGCCGACGTGGCCGAGCTCTACGAGCCGGTCTGCGAGGACCAGGGGCTGGAGTTCAGCTCCGAGATCGCCGGCGGCCTGGGGGTCAAGGCCAATCGCGAGTTCCTCTCCCAGGCCCTGGCCAACCTCCTGGACAACGCCATCAAGTACACCCCCGCGGGCGGCGCAGTCATGCTGCGCGTACGCAAGCGCTCCTCCGGAGAGGTCGAGTTCTCGGTCACCGACACCGGCCCCGGCGTGCCGGAAGATCAGCGCGAGCGGGTGGTGCAGCGCTTCGTGCGGCTGGAGAACAGCCGCAACCGACCAGGGGCAGGCCTCGGCCTGCCCCTGGTCGCCGCTGTCGCCGAGGCCCATGGCGGCCGGCTGGAGCTGGACGAAGGCCCCGGCAAGGTCGGCGCGATGGGGCCTGGCCTTCGGGTGGCGCTGGTGCTGCCGAGGGTGGGTTAG
- a CDS encoding Do family serine endopeptidase, which translates to MASKKTGIIIGVAAAGVAAAALAGAGVRWSPHFGAGDSHFLPLTRISTGTIFSPPPGAPLSFADIFEKVSPAVVQINVTSHIDPRAAGRLGPGLPFNFGPPDNGGGDDDNNNGDDNNGNGGQGGNGQGGKGATPKGLKAQSAGSGFFISADGYITTNNHVVENAEDIEVTLKDGRKLPAKIIGRDEATDLAVIKVEGQGFPFVDFENSAKPRVGDWVLAVGNPFGLGGTATAGIVSAYGRDLGDSFVDFIQIDAPINRGNSGGPTFDIYGRVIGVNSAIFSPSGGSVGIGFAIPADVADQITTQLIKGGKISRGYLGATIQNVTPEIADSMGMPGQKGALVAELANGGPAQKAGIQQGDVIVELNGHAVGGNTELTRLVGQTKTGDTMHLKVLRGGKALNFDVKSGLRPSEAQLAQSQNGGSDNNGGPETPESKTPTVLGLTLSPLDEQTRSRLGLPAEVRGALVTAVKNNSDAAEKGLHSGDLIVHAGDRAISGPADVVAAAAQAKKEGRPSILVGVRREGRTLFLPLKIGEK; encoded by the coding sequence ATGGCTTCGAAGAAGACCGGCATCATCATCGGCGTCGCCGCTGCGGGGGTCGCCGCTGCAGCCCTGGCGGGGGCCGGCGTACGCTGGTCGCCGCATTTCGGCGCCGGCGACAGCCACTTTCTGCCGCTAACGCGCATCTCCACCGGCACCATCTTCTCGCCGCCGCCGGGCGCGCCCCTGTCGTTCGCCGACATCTTCGAGAAGGTCTCGCCAGCGGTGGTGCAGATCAACGTCACCTCGCATATCGACCCGCGGGCCGCCGGTCGGCTGGGTCCGGGCCTGCCGTTCAATTTCGGCCCGCCCGACAACGGCGGCGGAGATGACGACAACAACAATGGCGACGACAACAACGGCAATGGCGGCCAGGGCGGAAACGGCCAGGGCGGCAAGGGCGCCACGCCCAAGGGGCTGAAGGCCCAGTCGGCCGGCTCGGGCTTCTTCATCTCGGCCGACGGCTACATCACCACCAACAACCACGTGGTCGAGAACGCCGAGGACATCGAGGTCACCCTGAAGGACGGCCGCAAGCTGCCGGCCAAGATCATCGGCCGCGACGAGGCCACCGACCTGGCGGTGATCAAGGTCGAGGGCCAAGGCTTCCCGTTCGTCGACTTCGAGAACTCGGCCAAGCCGCGGGTCGGCGACTGGGTGCTGGCGGTCGGCAATCCGTTCGGCCTGGGCGGCACGGCCACGGCCGGCATCGTCTCGGCCTATGGCCGCGACCTGGGCGACAGCTTCGTCGACTTCATCCAGATCGACGCCCCGATCAACCGGGGCAATTCGGGCGGCCCGACCTTCGACATCTACGGCCGCGTGATCGGGGTCAATTCGGCGATCTTCTCGCCGTCGGGCGGCTCGGTCGGCATCGGTTTCGCCATCCCGGCGGACGTGGCCGACCAGATCACCACTCAGCTGATCAAGGGCGGCAAGATCAGCCGCGGCTACCTGGGCGCGACGATCCAGAACGTCACCCCCGAGATCGCCGACAGCATGGGCATGCCCGGCCAGAAGGGCGCCCTGGTCGCCGAGCTCGCCAATGGCGGCCCGGCGCAGAAGGCCGGCATCCAGCAGGGCGACGTGATCGTCGAGCTGAACGGCCACGCGGTCGGCGGCAACACCGAGCTGACCCGCCTGGTGGGCCAGACGAAGACGGGCGACACTATGCACCTTAAGGTGCTGCGCGGCGGCAAGGCCTTGAACTTCGACGTCAAGTCGGGCCTGCGCCCGTCCGAAGCCCAGCTGGCCCAGTCGCAGAATGGCGGCTCGGACAACAATGGCGGGCCGGAGACGCCGGAGAGCAAGACGCCCACGGTGCTGGGCCTGACCCTCTCGCCGCTGGACGAGCAGACCCGCAGCCGTCTCGGCCTGCCCGCCGAGGTGCGCGGGGCTCTGGTCACCGCGGTGAAGAACAATTCCGACGCCGCGGAAAAGGGCCTGCATTCGGGCGACCTGATCGTCCACGCCGGCGACCGGGCGATCAGCGGCCCGGCCGACGTGGTCGCCGCCGCCGCCCAGGCCAAGAAGGAGGGCCGCCCCTCGATCCTGGTCGGCGTGCGCCGCGAGGGCCGCACCCTGTTCCTGCCGCTCAAGATCGGCGAGAAATAG